From Gottschalkiaceae bacterium SANA:
TCCCCCTTATGATGGTAATGCTTAGGTTAAATTTTACGTCTCGTAACCATCTTTCGCAAGAGAAATTCATAAGATTGAAGCTTTCTTAATCCTCATTACAATCCATTCATATTCTCTCGTTCGTTCTTGTCACATGCAAAACGTTTCCATGAATTTTTTGCAACAAAAAAGACCCTCTAAAAGAGGGTCTTTCTATCTTTTCAATTCTTACATGTTCGCTTTCGCGTACTCTTCAGAATCGATATAGGTCCATTTATACTCATTATCTACACCAACTGGGAATCGAACGATTCCTTTCACGTATGGTTTTTCAACAAAGTTACGTGCTCGGAAGTAGATAGGAGAAATTGGCCATTCATCCCACAATACTTGTTGTGCATTGATCATGTTTTGGATGCGATCATTTCCAGTTCCGTTGATCGCTGCTTCGATATTCATGTCATACTCTGGAGATCCCCAGAATGTGTCATTGTTACCGCCGCCAGTTACGAACATATCCATAAATGTCATTGCATCAGCGTAGTCAGCGCCCCAACCTGCTAATGAGATTGTGAATTCGCCAGAGTTGTATTTGTCAAGACGGATTGCAAATGAAACGGCTTCGATTGGTACATCAATACCAAACGCGTCTTTCCACATTTGTTGCAATGCTTGACCCAACTTTTTCGCTACGTCAGACTCACCAGTCAAGTAAGAAATATGAGCGCCCAACTCTTCACGAGTTTTGCCAACTTCTGCAAGACCTTCGTCTAACAATTTGTTTGCTTCGTCAATCGCTTCTTGTCCTTTTGAACCAGCATCATAAACTTCGCCAGCACATTGCTCGTTGAAGTCGCCGCCATCGATTCCAGGGAATCCTGGAGGAGTCAATGCCCATGCAACTTGAGAGCCGTTAGCTAATACGTTGTCTACGAACGCTTGGCGGTTAATCGCGATCGAGAATGCTTTACGAATTTTCAAGTTAGAGAAGAATTCGTCAGTACAGTTAAATTGAAGGTACCAAGCTACAGCTTCTGCCATATTTGTGAACTCAGCAGAATCGCGATACTTGTCAAGGTATTCAGTTGGAACACCGATTGTATCCAATCCGCCAGTTTCATACAAGTTAATTGGAGTATTCAAGTCGACAATCATATCGCCCTGGATTTCTTCCAACATTACAGAATCTTTGTCCCAGTAGTTTTCATTCTTCGCAAGATTCAATTTTTGCTCTGGAATCCACTCAGATACTACATAAGGTCCTGAATAAACCATTGTCTCTGGGCTTGATGCATACGTATCACCCATTTGCTCAACTGCTGCTTTTTGAGCCGGTAGATACGTGATGAAAGAAGTCAAAGATAAGAAGAATGGAGTAACTCGCTCAAGCTGAACTTCTAAAGTCATGTCGTCAAGCGCTTTAATTCCTACTTCTTCTAGGCCGATTTCGCCATTGTTTGCTGCTTGTGCGTTTTTGATATGGTACAACTGGTATGAATATTGAGACGCAGTTGCAGGATCAATCGCGCGCAACCATGCATATTCGAAATCATATGCTGTGATTGGAGATCCGTCAGACCACTTTGCATCACGAAGTGTAAACGTGTAAAGTGTTCCATCTTCAGAGATTTGAACATCTGCAGCCAAACCGCTTCCAACTACTGCTTCGCCTTGTGCGTTCAAGCGAACCATTCCTTCAAGAGTTGCATTCAACACTTGGAAAGATACGGTATCAGTTGTTGTTTGCGGATCCAAATCTGGTGGGTTAGAACCCCAGTTTAGTCGCAAAATTTGTTCTGCCTCAGGTGCTGGTTCTACTGCTGGTTCTTCCGTTGCCGCAGGTTCCTCTGTTGCTGCAGGCGTTTCAGTCGCCGCAGGTTCAGTTTGCGTACATCCAGCAAAGAATGTTACTGTCATTAGAACAACTAATAACAATGCTAGCAATCGCTTCATTCATTCGTCCTCCTTATTTTTTGATGATCGTCGAGGCGCAATCGAAACCTACTCCCTTATAAAGCCAAACCGCCATTTTCAGCTTCATAAAAAAGACATAATCCTTAGGCTTCTTTTACGTTTCCTTAACAACTAATTCCATTATAAATACTTTGCATGTAACTGTCAATAAGTTCTTGCGAGCTCATGAAAACGTTACCAATCTTATAACCATGCGATTTTCAAAGCAATTCCTTGGGTTTTCCCATGCAATTATTTACCAAATTGACATCAGATTTTAGATAAAATTCATAGTTTTATGACAGATTAGCAATAGTCAATTCATAATTTCAACCCTACTTCAAGGATAGATTTTGACTTGCAGGCTTCCTTAAAATCAGTTGTTTTGCCTGATCCGCCCATCCGCTGAATGCCGATGGTTGAAAATTTTCCACCCGGTCGTTTACGCCCATCATTTCCACATTATACGAAAGAAAAAGGTAGGGAAGATCAGCATTTGCAATGCGAATCCACTCTTCAACCAACTCTTCTCGCTCTTCCTCACGAACCGTGCCAAGTACCTCTAAAAAGATCTCTTCTGCCTTTTCATTGCCATAACCAACGCTATTGTAGCCCCCAACTCGATCAGATTGCTGATCAAAAGTGCCTTGCATTTGCTGCTCTGAACCAATCACCCAATGCAAGGTATAGGCATCAAAATCCCGTTGGAAAAAAACACGATTCAATAATTCGTTAAAGGATAAAAATTCGACATCCATATCGATGCCTAAATCCCTCAAATTCGAACGCAAAAGTGCAGCAACATTATAGGAATAATTAGACTCTGTATAAGTCGACAAGGTAAATTGAAACTCTTTGCCGTCCTTTTCGAGAATCCCGTTTCCATCTAAATCCTGCCACCCCGCCTCTTTCAAAAGTGCCTTGGCCTCTTTGGGATCATATGCGTACTCGTCTAACCCATCGATGGGTAACGCCGTCTGATAAGACGCCGGGGCATTGCATACCTCTCCATAACCCTTATAAAAGGTCTCAACAAAGAAAGCGCGATTGATACCGTGCATAAAGGCCTGTCGCACTTTCACATCCTGAAACATAGGATCTCGCAAATTCAATCCAATATAACCATAAGAATTGGAATCGTGAGAAATTAGATTCACTAGCGAACTTGAATTCAGGCGCTGTACATTCTGCGGATTGGGATTAATTGAAGCAATATCCAACTTACCGGCAGCTAAATAATAAATACTATTCGCATCATAATTTTCCAGTTTAACCAGTTCAATTCCATCTATATTGGCCGACTGTTGATAATACTCCTCATTGGCTTCGAATTGGAGGCTTTGGTCTGTATGGTCAATCAATCGAAAAGCGCCACTGCCAATGGGTTTGCCATTCAAGGCCTGAAAATCCCCCCAGGAATCCACCTGATAAATATGCTTGGGCAAAATTCCAAATTGAAAGTCATAAAGCTTCAAGACATTGGGTTCGGTCAATACAAATTGAATGGTTCGCTCGTCCAAGACCCGGATACCTGAAATTCCATCAATTTCACTCTTACGCTGATTGAAGGCGCGCGCACCTTCTAGATCCATGACCTTGTCTGAAAAGGGTCCCTGATAATAAGGACTCGCCAAAAAAGTATAGGTAAAGGCAACATCTTCCGTAGTCAATGGCATGCCATCATGGAAGGTGATCCCTTCCTTTAAATGAAAGGTATATATTGTTGCATCATCGGAAACCTCCCAAAAGGCGGCCAGCTCCGGTATCAAATCACCTTGCACATTGAGATCGACTAAACTGTCAAACACCAACTCGCAAACCTGCTCTTCTCCGCTGGTGGTTGCCAGTAGTGGATTGTACCGATCACCGATATTCTTCTCCGCAACAACCAAACGGTTTTCATTTTTTTCTACTGCAGCTGGCAGATAATCCGCATTCTTTTGATTTTCTGATCCCCCAAGTCCAACAGGAATCATATTGTAGGTATAATAAATCAAAGCACCAAAAAGGATGATCAAGGCAATTAAATATTTTTGTATGGATCTCAGCATTTCATCCTCCTTTTTCTTTATGCGAAAAGAGTCCTCCTACGAGGACTCTCACTTATTTTACCATATGACAAGCAACAAAATGGTTGGGCCGTTTCTCCACAAGTTCTGGTCGCTCTTGACGACAGATATCTTGACACAATTCACAACGCCCTTGGAATTTGCATCCTCCCGGCGGATTGATTGGAGACGGCACATCGCCCTCTAAAATAATCCGTTGACGTTTCTTCTCAATGGCTGGATCTGGAATCGGAACCGCTGAAAGCAGTGCCTTTGTATATGGGTGCAAGGGCTCTTCATAAAGATCCTCACTACTTGCCAATTCTACAATCGCACCTAAATACATAACAGCAATTCGATCAGAAATATGCTTGACCATAGAAAGGTCATGAGCAATAAACAGATAGGTCAAGCCAAGCTTTTGTTGCAGTTCAATCAAAAGATTGACCACCTGTGCTTGGATCGATACATCTAATGCTGAAATCGGCTCATCGCAAACAATAAACTTCGGTTCAATTGCCAATGATCTTGCAATTCCAATCCGCTGACGCTGACCGCCTGAAAACTCATGGGGATAACGACTCGCATGTTCCTTGTTCAAACCAACCAATTCCAAAAGCTCATAAATACGCTCTTGGCGTTTGGTGTTCTTGTAAAGACCATGAATATCGATACCTTCACCAACAATATCACCAACTGTCATACGAGGATTCAAAGAAGCATAAGGATCTTGAAAAATCATTTGCGCATGGCGCGTAAAATCCTTCAACTCCGTTCGATTCAAGGTATGGACATCCATTCCATCATAAATGACTTCACCATCTGTCGCATCATACAATCGAATGATTGTACGGCCCGTTGTTGATTTTCCACAACCAGACTCGCCAACAAGACCTAGGGTTTCCCCTTCATGAATCTTGAAAGAAACACCGTCAACTGCTTTTAAGATGGCGTTATGACCAACCTTGAAGTATTTTTTCATATCTTTTACTTCAAGTAAGACTTTGCGATCTTCTAAATTACTCATTCTCTACGCCACCCCTTCCTGTAATTGGATTTTTCACTTTCGGCGCCATTTCATGGTTTAACCAACAATACACATAATGCGATTCTGTCACATTCGTTCGCGGAGGAAATGCTTCCTGGCAAATTTCCATGGCATGCTCGCAACGTGCTGCAAATGGGCAACCCATTGGTGGCTTTAATAAATCTGGCGGCTGTCCGTCAATTGGATTTAGTTCTTCTTTATTTTTAGCGTCAAGACGCGGAACTGACTGCATCAATCCCCACGTATACGGATGGCTTCCTTGATGGAAAATATCGTCTGCTGTACCCGATTCAATAATCACACCAGAATACATAACCGCAATACGGTCTGCCATGTTCGCTACGACACCCAAGTCATGGGTAATAAAAATAATCCCAGTTTCAAAATCTTTCTGTAAAGACTGCATCAATTCCAGAATTTGCGCTTGAATCGTTACGTCCAATGCAGTTGTGGGCTCATCCGCAATTAACAATTTTGGATTACAAGCCAATGCAATGGCAATCATGGCACGCTGTCTCATCCCACCTGAATACTCATGGGGATATTGAGTGATTCGCTTTTCTGGAGTTGGCATGCCAACGACACGAAGCATTTCAATCGCACGAGCACGTGCATCTTCTTTAGACATACCTTGATGTTTAATCAAGCCTTCCATAATCTGCTTGCCAACCTTCATAGTCGGGTTTAAGGAAGTCATCGGATCCTGGAAAATCATTGAGATTTCACTACCTCGAATGGTTTCCATTTGTTTTTCTGTCATTTTAAGAACATCTTCACCCTCAAACAACACTTGGCCAGCTTTAAATCGTCCCGGCGGAGTTGGGATCAAACGCATAATTGATTTTGCGGTTACGGATTTCCCGCAGCCAGACTCTCCTACGATCGCGAGGGTTTCTCCCTTATCTACATGAAAGGTAACGCCACGGACTGCTTGCACTTCTCCGGCATACGTATCAAATGATACCCGAAGTTCTTTTACGTCTACTAATTTTTCAGCCACAATCTTCCCTCCCTATTGTCGAAGTCTTGGATCAAGCGCATCGCGTAATCCGTCACCCAAAAGGTTGAATCCCAACATCAATACAACGATTACGATGGATGGGTACATCAACTGATATGGATGAATCAATAATAGATTCGCACCATCATTGGCCAAAGAACCCAATGATGCTTGCGGTACCGGAAGACCCAAACCGATATAGCTCAGGAATGCCTCGGTAAAAATTGCACCGGGTATCGCGAATGTGAGGTTAATGATGATTGGACCCAAAGAATTGGGGATCAAATGACGAAGAATGATTCTTCGGCCACTTGCGCCCAACGTTTTAGCCGCTAGTACAAATTCCATTTCTCGCAATTGAAGAACTTGTCCACGAACCAAGCGAGCCATGCCGCCCCACCCTGTTAAGGCAAGAGCAATGACAATGGTGTCAAATCCGGGTCCGATTACAACGATCAACATAATGACCCACAACATCTGTGGAATCGAGAACAAAACATCGACGGTACGCATCATCACATTGTCTACGGTGCCGCCAACGTATCCCGAAACGCCCCCATAGATAATGCCGATGCCAACGTTGATCAAAACAGCAATCAACGCAATGGCCATAGATACTTGCGTACCTGTCCAAACGCGAACAAAAATATCACGACCCAAGGCATCCGTTCCAAACCAATGACCTGGCGCTTCTGCTGCGGTCTTATTGATAACCATAAAATCTTGATGATCAAATTCATATGGTAAAATATGTGGTCCTGCAAATGACATCACCAAAATAAAAATCAAAAGAATCAAGGATGCAATTGCCACTTTATTCTTCTTTAATCGTCGCCAAGCATCTTGCCAATACGTCATACTCGGACGGATAACTTCTTGCGATTTTGCAAGGTCTTTGCCGACATGACGAAACTTTTCGGCTGTTAGATTTACATCTGACATAGGTTCTCTCCTTTCCGAACTGACTATTTATCCAATCGAATACGCGGATCGATAAATCCATACAAAATATCAACCAAGAAGATCATAAAGATCAACACAGCTGCGTAAAAGATCGTCGTCCCCATAATCAATGGATAATCCCGTTGTTGAATCGACTGAATGAAGAACTTCCCTAATCCGGGCACCCCAAAGATTTTTTCAATAACAAAGGTACCGGTCAACAGGGTTGCAATCAAAGGACCCAAAACTGTAATGTTCGGAAGGATCGCATTTCGAACGCCATGTCCCCAAATAACTTTTGCTCTCGGCAAGCCTTTTGCTTTTGCCGTTAAAATATAATCTTGATTCAAAACATCCAGCAAACTTGTTCTCATCAGACGGGCTTGGAATGCAATTACGCGGAAACCCAAAGCCAATGCCGGCAATACAATATATTCTGGTCCATCCCAACGTGCTACTGGGAACCAACCCAAATGTACGGCAAATACGTACTGGAATAGGGACGCGAACACAAAGTTCGGCACCGATACGCCCAAGATTGCAATGAAAATAACAAAATAGTCAAAGAATTTTGCATGGTTTAAAGCTGCGACAATACCGAGTGTTAAACCAGTGAGAACACCAAACAATGCTGACCAAATCCCCAAAGTAAAGGATGCGGGCCATGCCTGCTCAATCATATCATTCACCGATCGATTTTTATACTTCATCGAATCGCCGAAATCTTGATGAACCACTACATTCGTTAAGTAAATTAAGTATTGCTGTGGTAATGGTTTGTCCAACCCGTATTTCGCTTCAAGGTTGGCCATGATCTCTGGTTGGATCTCCCTATTCTCATTCGTGAATGGATCGCCAGGAATGGAATGCATAAGGAAGAACGTAATCGTGATGACTACCCATAGCGTAATCGCCATAGATATCAGTCGCTTGCCAATATACCTTAACAATGAACTACACCTCCGTTTAAATTATTAAGTCGTTACCGATCACCTTCTTAACCTGTCGCCTCTTCTACACCTACAATCATATGTCGGCCAAATCACATGAATATAGTAAATAAGAAGAGCAAAAAGATAAGACGATCATCGAGAAGAAAAAAGAAATGCCTTGTTCCTAAAAATAGTTGCACTGCATTTACTCTATCTTACTGAATCCCTCAAGCTAATGCAATTACAGCAGTTTTAAATAATATTAAGTAACTGTAACTTGAAAACGTTGTACCTTTACGGAAACTTTATATTTGTATTTTGTTTTTGACAAGACCAAGCGCACACGCCTAATCCTGCTAAACCAATTTGATTTTTTCTTCAGCTTTCAATGATTACCGAAACAATCTTATTACAAGTTGGTAACATTTATCGTTTTTCTTGCTTCTGATACAAAATAAAGCAAACGGAAGGAACCCTTCCGTTTGCCATCTTTGACAAGAT
This genomic window contains:
- a CDS encoding peptide ABC transporter substrate-binding protein; translated protein: MKRLLALLLVVLMTVTFFAGCTQTEPAATETPAATEEPAATEEPAVEPAPEAEQILRLNWGSNPPDLDPQTTTDTVSFQVLNATLEGMVRLNAQGEAVVGSGLAADVQISEDGTLYTFTLRDAKWSDGSPITAYDFEYAWLRAIDPATASQYSYQLYHIKNAQAANNGEIGLEEVGIKALDDMTLEVQLERVTPFFLSLTSFITYLPAQKAAVEQMGDTYASSPETMVYSGPYVVSEWIPEQKLNLAKNENYWDKDSVMLEEIQGDMIVDLNTPINLYETGGLDTIGVPTEYLDKYRDSAEFTNMAEAVAWYLQFNCTDEFFSNLKIRKAFSIAINRQAFVDNVLANGSQVAWALTPPGFPGIDGGDFNEQCAGEVYDAGSKGQEAIDEANKLLDEGLAEVGKTREELGAHISYLTGESDVAKKLGQALQQMWKDAFGIDVPIEAVSFAIRLDKYNSGEFTISLAGWGADYADAMTFMDMFVTGGGNNDTFWGSPEYDMNIEAAINGTGNDRIQNMINAQQVLWDEWPISPIYFRARNFVEKPYVKGIVRFPVGVDNEYKWTYIDSEEYAKANM
- a CDS encoding ABC transporter substrate-binding protein; translation: MLRSIQKYLIALIILFGALIYYTYNMIPVGLGGSENQKNADYLPAAVEKNENRLVVAEKNIGDRYNPLLATTSGEEQVCELVFDSLVDLNVQGDLIPELAAFWEVSDDATIYTFHLKEGITFHDGMPLTTEDVAFTYTFLASPYYQGPFSDKVMDLEGARAFNQRKSEIDGISGIRVLDERTIQFVLTEPNVLKLYDFQFGILPKHIYQVDSWGDFQALNGKPIGSGAFRLIDHTDQSLQFEANEEYYQQSANIDGIELVKLENYDANSIYYLAAGKLDIASINPNPQNVQRLNSSSLVNLISHDSNSYGYIGLNLRDPMFQDVKVRQAFMHGINRAFFVETFYKGYGEVCNAPASYQTALPIDGLDEYAYDPKEAKALLKEAGWQDLDGNGILEKDGKEFQFTLSTYTESNYSYNVAALLRSNLRDLGIDMDVEFLSFNELLNRVFFQRDFDAYTLHWVIGSEQQMQGTFDQQSDRVGGYNSVGYGNEKAEEIFLEVLGTVREEEREELVEEWIRIANADLPYLFLSYNVEMMGVNDRVENFQPSAFSGWADQAKQLILRKPASQNLSLK
- a CDS encoding ATP-binding cassette domain-containing protein yields the protein MSNLEDRKVLLEVKDMKKYFKVGHNAILKAVDGVSFKIHEGETLGLVGESGCGKSTTGRTIIRLYDATDGEVIYDGMDVHTLNRTELKDFTRHAQMIFQDPYASLNPRMTVGDIVGEGIDIHGLYKNTKRQERIYELLELVGLNKEHASRYPHEFSGGQRQRIGIARSLAIEPKFIVCDEPISALDVSIQAQVVNLLIELQQKLGLTYLFIAHDLSMVKHISDRIAVMYLGAIVELASSEDLYEEPLHPYTKALLSAVPIPDPAIEKKRQRIILEGDVPSPINPPGGCKFQGRCELCQDICRQERPELVEKRPNHFVACHMVK
- a CDS encoding ABC transporter ATP-binding protein translates to MAEKLVDVKELRVSFDTYAGEVQAVRGVTFHVDKGETLAIVGESGCGKSVTAKSIMRLIPTPPGRFKAGQVLFEGEDVLKMTEKQMETIRGSEISMIFQDPMTSLNPTMKVGKQIMEGLIKHQGMSKEDARARAIEMLRVVGMPTPEKRITQYPHEYSGGMRQRAMIAIALACNPKLLIADEPTTALDVTIQAQILELMQSLQKDFETGIIFITHDLGVVANMADRIAVMYSGVIIESGTADDIFHQGSHPYTWGLMQSVPRLDAKNKEELNPIDGQPPDLLKPPMGCPFAARCEHAMEICQEAFPPRTNVTESHYVYCWLNHEMAPKVKNPITGRGGVENE
- a CDS encoding ABC transporter permease, which gives rise to MSDVNLTAEKFRHVGKDLAKSQEVIRPSMTYWQDAWRRLKKNKVAIASLILLIFILVMSFAGPHILPYEFDHQDFMVINKTAAEAPGHWFGTDALGRDIFVRVWTGTQVSMAIALIAVLINVGIGIIYGGVSGYVGGTVDNVMMRTVDVLFSIPQMLWVIMLIVVIGPGFDTIVIALALTGWGGMARLVRGQVLQLREMEFVLAAKTLGASGRRIILRHLIPNSLGPIIINLTFAIPGAIFTEAFLSYIGLGLPVPQASLGSLANDGANLLLIHPYQLMYPSIVIVVLMLGFNLLGDGLRDALDPRLRQ
- the oppB gene encoding oligopeptide ABC transporter permease OppB yields the protein MLRYIGKRLISMAITLWVVITITFFLMHSIPGDPFTNENREIQPEIMANLEAKYGLDKPLPQQYLIYLTNVVVHQDFGDSMKYKNRSVNDMIEQAWPASFTLGIWSALFGVLTGLTLGIVAALNHAKFFDYFVIFIAILGVSVPNFVFASLFQYVFAVHLGWFPVARWDGPEYIVLPALALGFRVIAFQARLMRTSLLDVLNQDYILTAKAKGLPRAKVIWGHGVRNAILPNITVLGPLIATLLTGTFVIEKIFGVPGLGKFFIQSIQQRDYPLIMGTTIFYAAVLIFMIFLVDILYGFIDPRIRLDK